A stretch of the Gossypium hirsutum isolate 1008001.06 chromosome D07, Gossypium_hirsutum_v2.1, whole genome shotgun sequence genome encodes the following:
- the LOC107955027 gene encoding zinc finger BED domain-containing protein RICESLEEPER 2-like produces the protein MSTEPTSIEGSVTPPTSIDSENSRVGASSQTKGTTGKRKATQRSEVWSHFTKIINSDGTSKAKCNYCQKEFCCDMKKNTTGSLKYYIGSCKKNPSNVVDNSQGQLVLPRKGVERGEGNLSTWRFDQEACRKGLAQMIVIDELPFKFVESECFKKFMFVVCPKFHIPSRTTMTRDVYQLYLDERIKIKQLLRSSCSRVCLTTDTWTSLQRVNYLCITAHFIDNDWKLNKKILNFCPISSHKGESIGMVIEKCLLNWGIDKLFTVTVDNASSNDVAIGYLRKKFNPRGGLVQNGKYLHMRCMAHIVNLIVVKGSKEMNKSVERVRGAARYVRQSPARIQKFKECVVVEKIECKKMLCLDVCTRRNSTYLMLDTAQNFERAFERFEEQDTNFRAELERGEGWPSVDDWDNVRNLRDFLEHFYEVTLCISGTSYVTSNNFFDELSEIDILLRDAQLKSNVDFSVMTIKMKEKYDKYWGDIDKMNFLMYVACILNPRQKLKYIEFALSEMSSSEKACEMMQKLKESLYELFDEYKPPLHSTCSQLSVPTHVSLGELQQKKSKGKCKLCIKSVSWKFVVKIKHLSWINI, from the coding sequence ATGTCAACCGAACCAACATCTATTGAGGGTAGTGTTACACCTCCTACTTCGATAGATTCTGAAAATTCGAGAGTTGGAGCTTCAAGCCAAACAAAGGGGACTACCGGGAAAAGAAAAGCCACTCAAAGGTCAGAAGTTTGGTCTCACTTCACTAAGATTATTAATAGTGATGGTACAAGTAAGGCTAAATGTAATTATTGTCAAAAGGAATTTTGTtgtgatatgaaaaaaaatactaCAGGGTCATTGAAATATTATATTGGTTCATGTAAGAAAAATCCTAGTAATGTTGTTGACAATTCTCAAGGACAACTAGTTTTACCTAGAAAGGGAGTTGAAAGGGGGGAAGGGAATCTTTCAACTTGGAGATTTGATCAAGAAGCATGTAGGAAAGGACTAGCACAAATGATTGTGATTGATGAATTACCTTTCAAGTTTGTTGAAAGTGAAtgttttaagaaatttatgtttgtgGTATGCCCTAAGTTTCATATTCCTTCACGAACTACTATGACTAGGGATGTTTATCAATTGTATTTAGATGAAAGGATCAAGATAAAACAACTTTTGAGAAGTTCTTGTTCTAGAGTTTGCTTAACTACTGACACATGGACTTCTTTGCAAAGAGTTAATTATTTGTGCATCACTGCTCACTTTATTGATAAtgattggaaattgaataaaaagattttaaacttttgtccAATTTCTAGTCATAAGGGTGAGTCCATTGGGATGGTGATTGAGAAATGCTTGTTAAATTGGGGGATTGATAAGCTGTTTACTGTTACTGTTGATAATGCAAGTTCAAATGATGTTGCTATTggttatttgagaaagaaatttaaccctcgagggggtttagttcaaaatggtaaatatcttcatatgagatgcatggcacacattgtgaatttgattgttgttAAAGGCtcaaaggaaatgaataaatCTGTTGAACGTGTTAGGGGGGCTGCTAGATATGTGAGACAATCTCCAGCTAGAATACAAAAGTTTAAGGAGtgtgttgtggtggaaaagatAGAGTGCAAGAAGATGTTGTGTCTTGATGTTTGTACTAGGCGGAACTCGACCTACTTAATGTTGGACACTGCTCAGAACTTTGAGAGAGcttttgagagatttgaggagcaaGATACAAACTTTAGGGCTGAACTTGAAAGGGGAGAGGGTTGGcctagtgtggatgattgggataatgttagaaacttgagggatttcttggaacactttTATGAAGTCACTTTGTGTATATCTGGCACTTCATATGTCACgtccaataatttttttgatgagctttctgaaattgatattcttttacgAGATGCTCAGTTAAAAAGTAATGTTGATTTCAGTGTTATGACCATCaagatgaaagagaagtatgataagtattggggtgatattgataagatgaattttCTTATGTATGTTGCTTGTATTTTAAATCCTAGACAAAAACTAAAGTATATTGAATTTGCACTTAGTGAAATGTCTAGTTCTGAAAAAGCTTGTGAAATGATGCAAAAATTGAAGGAATCTTTGTATGAATTGTTTGAcgagtataagcctccacttcaTAGTACTTGTAGCCAATTAAGTGTGCCAACACATGTTTCTCTCGGTGAACtacaacaaaaaaaatcaaaaggcaAATGCAAGCTTTGTATAAAAAGCGTGAGTTGGAAATTTGTGGTGAAGATAAAACATCTGAGTTGGATAAATATCTAG
- the LOC107955026 gene encoding heterogeneous nuclear ribonucleoprotein 1, whose translation MSENGKLFIGGISWDTNEERLKEYFSSFGEVVEAVIMKDRTTGRARGFGFIVFSDPAVAEKVIKEKHNIDGRMVEAKKAVPRDDQNIMSRSTSSIHSSPGPGRTRKIFVGGLASTVTESDFKKYFDQFGKITDVVVMYDHNTQRPRGFGFITYDSEEAVDKVLLKNFHELNGKMVEVKRAVPKELSPGPTRSPLGVYNYGLNRSNSFLNGYTQGYTPSNLGGYGLRMDGRFSPVAAGRTGFPPFGSGYGMGMNFEPGLNPGFGNSTNFNNYGRGLSPYYIGNTNRFGSPIGYDGSNGGGGNTSFFSSVTRNLWGNGGLNYNANAASSSAYAGSGSGSIGTSAFGNSGINWSSSQISSQGGRNNVSGNNVNFSYGSGDNSFGLGTAGHERNTGTNVVLTSSYAASNGSYDGAFADFYGGASFYRDTTWPSSTSEHDGSGSFGYGLGSATSDVPGKSSPGYVGSYSVNKGQSNRGIAT comes from the exons ATGTCTGAGAATGGTAAGCTATTTATTGGTGGAATATCTTGGGACACCAATGAAGAGCGTCTCAAGGAGTATTTCAGTAGTTTTGGTGAAGTTGTAGAAGCAGTGATCATGAAGGATCGAACCACAGGGCGTGCTCGAGGTTTCGGTTTCATTGTTTTCTCTGACCCAGCTGTTGCTGAGAAAGTCATCAAGGAGAAACACAACATTGATGGCAGGATG GTTGAGGCAAAAAAGGCTGTTCCTAGGGATGACCAGAACATAATGAGTAGAAGCACTAGTAGCATCCACAGTTCACCTGGTCCTGGACGCACAAGAAAGATTTTTGTTGGAGGTTTAGCATCTACAGTCACAGAGAGTGACTTTAAGAAGTATTTTGATCAGTTTGGGAAAATCACAGATGTTGTAGTGATGTATGATCACAACACTCAAAGGCCTAGGGGTTTTGGATTCATCACTTACGATTCAGAAGAGGCAGTCGACAAAGTGTTGCTAAAAAATTTCCATGAACTGAATGGTAAAATGGTCGAGGTTAAACGAGCAGTTCCCAAAGAGTTGTCGCCTGGCCCTACTCGTAGCCCCCTTGGTGTATATAACTATGGTCTGAATAGGAGCAACAGCTTTCTTAATGGCTACACTCAGGGATATACCCCTAGCAACCTTGGAGGATATGGACTTAGGATGGATGGTAGATTCAGTCCAGTTGCAGCAGGTCGAACTGGGTTTCCTCCTTTTGGTTCTGGTTATGGAATGGGAATGAACTTTGAGCCAGGATTGAACCCAGGTTTTGGAAACAGTACAAATTTTAATAACTATGGACGGGGATTGAGCCCTTACTATATTGGAAATACAAATAGGTTTGGTAGTCCGATTGGGTATGATGGAAGTAATGGAGGTGGAGGTAATACTTCCTTTTTCAGCTCGGTGACCCGGAATCTTTGGGGAAATGGAGGGCTTAATTATAATGCAAATGCTGCTAGTTCCAGTGCCTATGCAGGATCTGGAAGTGGGAGTATAGGAACAAGTGCTTTTGGAAATAGTGGAATTAACTGGAGTTCTTCTCAGATTTCCAGTCAAGGTGGAAGGAATAATGTTTCTGGCAATAATGTTAATTTCAGTTATGGAAGTGGTGATAACAGCTTTGGGTTGGGGACAGCAGGGCATGAGAGAAACACTGGGACCAATGTAGTGCTGACATCATCATATGCAGCATCAAATGGCAGTTATGATGGAGCCTTTGCAGACTTTTATGGTGGTGCTTCATTTTACAGGGATACCACTTGGCCATCATCAACATCTGAGCATGATGGTTCTGGTTCCTTTGGCTATGGACTTGGTAGTGCCACTTCTGATGTTCCTGGTAAAAGTTCTCCTGGTTATGTCGGCAGTTATAGTGTTAATAAGGGACAATCAAATAGAG GAATTGCTACCTAG